CCAGGACCACGCTCGCGGCGGCCTTGTGGCCCCGCTCCTCGGCGAAGGCCACGGTGACCACGTCGACCGCTCCGAAGATCGCTCCGGTGGCCACGAACGTCGCCACCAGGACCTGCAGCCCGGGCGAGCGCAGCGCCGAACGCCCCTTGACGTGACGCTCGCGCGGATGGGGCGCCGGTTCGGTGGCGCGCTGGGCCGTCAGCCAGAAGACCCCGGCCGCCAGGAAGCAGGCGGCGAGCAGCGGTCCGGCCTCCGGGAACCACGCCGTGGACAGCCCGATGGAGATGATCGGCCCGAAGATGAAGCACACCTCGTCGACGACGGACTCGAAGGAGTACGCGGTGTGCAGTTGCGGGGTGTCCCGGTAGAGCGCCGCCCAGCGCGCCCGCGTCATCGCCCCGAGGCTCGGCACACAGCCGATGCCGGCCGAGCAGAGGTACAGCACCCAGTCCGGCCCGCCGTAGTGCGCGGCGAGCAGGAGTCCCGTGGCGGCGGCCAGCGCCACGAGGGTCGCCGGGCGCAGCACCCGCCGCTGCCCGTACTGGTCCACCAGCCGCGAGATCTGCGGGCCGAGCACGGCGGCGGACAGCGCGATGGTCGCCGAGAGCGCTCCGGCCAGGCCGTACCGCCCGGTGAGCTGGGAGATCATCGTGACCACGCCGATGCCCATCATGGACAGCGGCATCCGGCCGAGGAGACCCGCGGCGGTGAAGCCCTTGGTGCCGGGCGCGGCGAACAGGGCGGTGTAGGGGCTGGGCACGAGGGCTCCGGTCGTTCCGGGAAGCGGAGGGATGAGTTCCTCGTAAGGCGCGAACTCAGTCGATACAGCTTACGGGTGAGGTAACCCTAAGTCATTCTCGGGGATGGGCCGAGATCCCGCCCGTCGGTGCCGGGTGGCAGGATCGGAGACATGCCACACGCGCACGACGCCACCCCCTACGACGCCCTGCTCCTGCTCTCCTTCGGCGGCCCGGAAGGCCCGGACGACGTGGTCCCGTTCCTGGAGAACGTGACGCGGGGTCGCGGCATCCCCAAGGAGCGCCTCAAGGAAGTCGGGCAGCACTACTTCCTGTTCGGCGGGGTCAGCCCCATCAACGACCAGAACCGCGCCCTGCTCGACGCCCTCCGCAAGGACTTCGCCGAGAACGGCCTGGACCTGCCGGTCTACTGGGGCAACCGCAACTGGGCGCCCTACCTGACCGACACCCTGCGTGAGATGGTCACCGACGGCCGCCGCCGCATCCTGGTCCTCGCCACCAGCGCGTACGCCTCGTACTCGGGGTGCCGCCAGTACCGCGAGAACCTGGCCGACTCGCTCGCCGCCCTGGAGGCCGAGGGCCTGGAGCTGCCGAGGATCGACAAGATCAGGCACTACTTCAACCACCCCGGCT
This genomic stretch from Streptomyces deccanensis harbors:
- a CDS encoding MFS transporter; the protein is MPSPYTALFAAPGTKGFTAAGLLGRMPLSMMGIGVVTMISQLTGRYGLAGALSATIALSAAVLGPQISRLVDQYGQRRVLRPATLVALAAATGLLLAAHYGGPDWVLYLCSAGIGCVPSLGAMTRARWAALYRDTPQLHTAYSFESVVDEVCFIFGPIISIGLSTAWFPEAGPLLAACFLAAGVFWLTAQRATEPAPHPRERHVKGRSALRSPGLQVLVATFVATGAIFGAVDVVTVAFAEERGHKAAASVVLALYAAGSCAAGIVFGLLRFSGAAERRWLLGVCGMAVSMIPLLLVGNLPFLAVALFVAGLSIAPTMITTMSLIEEHVPRTQLTEGMTWVGTGLAVGVALGSSVSGWVIDAAGAKAGYVVPAASGAVAVAVGFLGYRRLRRPAPRRGGPHEHHSDRQERHVA